The DNA window AATTGCAGCACTTGTTTCAAGGCAGTTTGTTGACATGTCTCGCATACggattgaaggattacttgCAGCTTTCCCCAAACTGGTTGGAACTGGGAAGCAGCATACCTATGTTGAGACTGAAAATGTTCGCTATGTTTATCAGCCAATAGAAGGCTTGTATTTGCTACTTATCACAAACAAACAGAGCAATATTCTTGAAGATCTGGACACCTTGAGGCTGCTCTCCAAGCTTGTATCCTTTTTCATATGTTTAATGTTCCAGTTTTCAGAACCACCTAATCTATACAATCCTATGTTATGAAACATAGAAAACAAGGTTTGTTTATCCTACCAATATATTGTTCTGTACTGACTAAATACCAGATAATGTTACTAATGATTGTTTTGTGGGATGAAATAAAGATTATGATGTCTTGGTTTAGTTGAGCCTGTCATTATATACTACCAAGGGgacaaaaaggaaagaaaggcaCTACATTGACAATATGCAATTTTGATAGAAACCCACATGCAAACATTGCAAATATGAGCCTATCATGTTTTTTAATGGAACCTATTTTAGGGCTTTGTATATCCATCCACAATCAGACATGCTACTAAGTTGCATTGGTTTTCTTTCTTGTCAATAATCTAGTACCGTGGTCTCCTTAACAGTTTTATAGGTGCCGGAATACTCCCCCTCTCTTGATGAGGAGGGTGTTTGTAAAACAGCATTTGAGCTTATATTTGCCTTTGATGAAGCCATCTCTCTTGGAAATAAGGAAAATGTAACAGTTCAACAAGTCAAACAGTACTGTGAGATGGAGAGCCATGAAGAGAAGGCACACAAGCTGATGATGCAAAGCAAAATCAACGAAACGAGGGATGTGATGAAGAAGAAAGCCAGTGAGCTTGATAAGATGAGGGTCTGCACTTCACCTTTCttcagattaaaaatatatataatatcttcAGAGAAAAACATGACGTTTAATGTAGTGAACTTTGAATCATGAAAGATGGTATTACGTTATTGTCTCTAGTTTGACTTTATGGTTGTGCTCTTTCTCTGTCAGCATATCATTTCTTTagggcaaaatttgctatagggcatcgaaaaaacacgtaatttACCGGTGGGCACCGTAAGATCaggaatttgctgcagggcaccacaaaaatgtggtaattagctagtaGATACTctggccattattttatttatttcaaagtcaaaaattttaaaaatgacgagattgccctcggtggccgGGTCGCCGCTGTCCTTGCCGCAGCTGGGTCACCGCTGCTGCCACCGGCTCACTCACCCTGTAGGCTATGTTTTGGGTGTGGTGTGGCGTCTAGACCGAACGGGTTTAATTTGACCAGACCCAGTCAGCATCATGGTTTTAAATTTCGGTTTGCAATTTTCTATCGGGGGGGGGACCGAAATTTCTGAAAACCGGAAATTTCGGAATTTTTTCGGAAATTTCGGacgaaaattttcaaattcaaatttaaaatttaatcaaaatttctgaaaaaaatcaagaaaatgcagagaaaaagaagagggcAGGAGGAAACCTGCGTAGCAGCAGCCGGTGGGGATGGGGAGTGGATTTGGATAGGATATTAGTGTTtagtttagatatttttttccaaaatttattttcaccaAAATATTCAACCAGTAGACACTGGCTACCGGACCCGACCGGTAAATCCGAAATTTTGGGATTTCGGGAATTTCGAACCGAAATTGCAATCTCTGGTCGGCACAACGGATTGGCCACTGAGGGCaatcttgtcatttttaaaatttttgacttagaaataaataaaataatggccggagtgtctaccagctaattcCTATATATTTGTGGTGCCctacagcaaattcgtgatcttacggtgtccactggctaattacgcgttttttcgccctgtagcaaattttgcctttcTTTAGTTACAAACTTATACAGTTGTCAATTTGTGCAAAATTCTGTACATAAATTACAATGGCATtgcctttattttttaatgtgtaAGTGGTGACTTTTGGTTGGTGTTCATGCAGATGGAAAGAGGAAAGCTTGACAAAGGAGGATACTCATCAATATCTGGTCCCCGGGTAATCGAGAAAACATTCAATGACATGAGCATTACTGGTAGTGGATTTGGAAGTGGTTCTGGATTAGGTGGACTGAGCATGGATATGGACTCATTTTCTAGCAAGCCCAAAGGAGGTAACTTAAAAACTCTGCATTTTTCTTAGCAGATGTTACATTTTTGCATTTAAGTGGAAACTAAATGTGTAAAACTGGGGATTTCTTCTTACATTACTTGATATTTGGATCTTTCAAGATTAAATTAGTAAAACAGTATTTCCATGGCAGTAGTCAGCTTTACTACATTACTTATGTTTGCTAGCAACATTTACACAGGTCGTCCATCTGCAGCTGCTACTGCTCCTAGCAAAGGTCTTGGTATGAAATTAGGCAAAACACAGAAGACGAATCAGTTCCTAGAATCTTTGAAAGCTGAAGGAGAAGTCATTCTGGAGGATGTACAACCTAGTTCAGTTCAGTCGAGGGTGTCACCTCTTCCACCAAGTGATCCTGTGACAGTGACAATTGAAGAAAAACTCAACGTTACAGTTAAAAGAGATGGAGGTGTTAATAACTTTGATGTACAAGGAACCCTTGCTCTTCAGGTCCTTAATGATGCAGATGGGTTTATCCAGTTGCAGGTAACAGTTTTCTGGAGTTCTAGCTTTGTGCttgaatttgtttttattagaaattTCCACCACCCAAATCAAAGAATGTATACAGcaatttttgtttgctttttaTGTGAACCTATATGAGATATGTGCGCTAGGTGAATAGAGTGCATCTGTTATATTGAGAATGTTAGATTGAGCCAAAAAATTCTATACTGTTCTTTTTCTAGTACATGTCGatatccaattttttttattacatttacatttgtttttgcttataatgCCATGGTTGTGTTGCTGAAAAGCAACAATATTTCTTTGTATTACTTTAGTTTTCATCTAATGATTCTTGTGCCATGTCTGCATATCTGCTGAGCAACATTGTTTTGTCTGTGATACTGTTTCTCGGAGCTGATTATTCATATTTGTGTGTTATAGATTGAAAACCAAGATGTCCCTGGACTTAGCTTCAAAACACACCCCAATATCAACAAGGATTTGTTTAACAGTCAACAAGTTGTGGGGGCAAAAGATCCAAACAGGCCATTCCCAAGTGGTCAAAATGAGACTCCTCTGGTTAAATGGAGAATCCAGGGGATGGACGAGTCTTCCTTACCTCTATCAGGTGCATGAATAATCACTGTATTTTCTTCTATCTACTAACTCCAAAAATATGCTTTTTCTTCGATTGGTTGCTCTGGTACATTTTTTAACTTGCTTTTTCTTTGCGTAGTCAACTGCTGGCCATCAGTATCTGGAAGTGAAACCTATGTCAACATTGAATATGAAGCTGCTGAGATGTTTGACTTGCACAACGTTGTCATATCTATACCATTGCCTGCTCTCCGGGAGGCTCCGAGTGTTAGACAGATTGATGGAGAGTGGAAGTAATGTTTCAAGTTCCTTTTTAGTGAACttgccttttattttatactaaaataatcCTCCAACACAATTGTTAGATGATAACCTGTCTTATTTAGTCTTGAtgcttatatttgaaaataacaaatgatAACTAGTATTCTAGCTTTTGCTCCTGACACTATTTGACTATTGTATTggtattcaaattttattctgtATACATAAGAGGATGCATTTTGGATTTATCGAAATTTAGTCCAAATCCCTTGTATGAAGTGGTGACTTTATCTAGATAGGGTTTATTTCCTTGATGGCAATGTTGTAGACAGCAGAGTTAAAGCTGATTGTTCTGATGCCTATTTCACCTTTCATTGTGCATACAGGTATGACTCGAGAAACTCCGTGTTGGAATGGTCCATTCTCCTCATCGATCAGTCGAATCGCAGGTCCATGAATTACGAGTTCATATAATCATGTTTTGTttctctattatttttttcctcctgtATTGCTAAGTCTTGATTTCCCCCTTGTTTGCAGTGGCTCCATGGAGTTCGTTGTCCCCCCAGCTGATCCATCGACGTTTTTCCCCATATCTATTGGATTTTCTGCATCGACTACATTCAGTGATTTGAAGGTTGTTTTCCCCATGTTAGACAGATTCACACTTTATATTTGATCTTCCTTCTCGTTTCATTTTATGGTAATGTTGTTTTTCTGCTCGCCTTGTAGGTTACTGGAATCCGTCCCCTGAAGGATGGTAACCCGCCAAAGTATTCACAGAGGGCTCGTTTGGTGACTACCAATTACCAAGTAGTTTAACCTAAAAATGGTTGATTGTTGTCTCACTCCAGGGACAGATGTTTGCGGTGTATGTTATCTTTCAGCGATGAGCTGTTGAGAAGTAGTGGCAAACAAGGATTGTTTTGCATTTATAAAGaatgtatttttgtttgtttcatacTATGTAGTAACATGTTGCCCCACCAAACTGCTGATGATTTGTACTGTTATCTAATGAGAAATAAACACATGTATTTTCCTTTGATGCCAGTTGgctgttcttttcttttgtgagATTGTTGGTCAATTTCTGGGATGCGCATTTTTGCTGAgtggctcttttttttttcatgaaagaGTACAGTTGTGGTATATGCATCGAGTCAATAGCCAATTGTCAGCAAATCAAACGCCTCGCCAGCCTGCATTCCACGTAGTATCATAGCGCTGCGTAACAAGGGCAGCTCGAGAGATTAAGAGTGCACATGATACAAGGGGGCAGCTTGAGAGATTACTGAGAGATTAAGAGTGCACATGATACCAGGTGATACCATATGATGTTAGCATGTACCAACGGATATCAGTAAATATTGATAGGTATCACTTGATTCCCATATGAAAATCTGGATTATACCGATTAGTATCAACAAAGTGTCAGATGATATCGAAAAGATACCAGAAGGAGGTATCAGTTGATTGAATGGCTATGCACTCCTCCGACAAACCCACCGCCATTTGGCAGCCGCGTGCGGGGCGATAAGGAGATCGGATGGCtactagctaagctagctaacGGCTACGATATCGGGAGAGGACATGCGTGTGTAGGTGCATGCAACAGCTAGCCGTGAATGCATATACATACTCTCGAGCTGGCTGTTGATCAATCTACATAGTCAAATTAATTGAGGTCACGTGCGCCGTTGGCTGGCTAATCACGTAGCAGCAAATACGTCTGAGGCAAAACTTCATTTAACTATTCCGTCGGAACGAAATCCCGTTCTGcagtttttctgttttttatttccttacacattcttatattttttttagtgtagCTACGGCACGGTATCCCGTTACAACGGGATAATTAAATGAAGCTAACATATTAAAACATCTTTACGGCTACACGCCTCAGTTGCCTCTGCACGTTCACACATTCGCATGTCCATCCATCACCGCAGCAGATTGTCGCGTGCCAAACGACTTCACGCGCCTCTTGCCCCTGCGCCTTCTGGCTCCGCTGTGCCTCACGCCGTCGCGCGTCGATACTTCGTTGCACGGCACCACTCCTCGGATGCTAAACTCCACGTTGCATCCTCCCTATGCCACCCTCGTTGTGCAGTGCCTATGATACCAGACGATACCAATCGGTATCATCTAGTACCACATGATACCAATTGATATTAGTTGGTACCATACCAACTGGTATCATCTAGTATGAGCGCCTTCGGGAGACAAGGACAAAACGGATGGTGTGACGAAGTCTGGAACGACACAAAGGGCGGTCGAAGGTCGGTGTTGGTGGTGAGACcgatagaggagaggagtatgataccagatgataccaactggtATCATGTGAGACCATATGATATCAATGTTGCAATACCAGATAAATACCAACTGGTATCATGTGGTACCAGATAATATTGGTTGatattatttgatattatgaTGCAGCCCGACAAAGGGCAATTTGAAGGATGGATATACCACATGATACCAGGTGGTACCAGGCAGTATCATATGGTTTTCTGGCCGAGTTGCTAATAAAAAGGGAGAGAACAACAAGAAACCGTAGCGATGCGACACCGCGTAGGGCAAGATCAGGAAACCAccaaaaacataaaagaaaaacaaaatcatgccatcaattgatgaatttagagaagactagaaagttttacgatatgaaacggagatagtatctAGTATTGTCTAGTATCGTTATGATGCGCGAGAAAGACACAACGAAGGGTGCTAGGGATATCAGTGTCATCATGAGGCAGCATGGAGGAGCGACGTCAGCGATCAGCACGGAGGAACGACGCTGGTGCGCAGAGCAGTGACGCTGGGCACAAAGAAGACGATGCCGGCAAGTAGCGTGTGGAGCAATGCACTGCTCAAGGGAGGCAACGCCCGCGGCGCAAGCGCGCAGTGGCACCGATAAAGCACGCGACACTGGCAGCTCCCTAATTCATCCCGTTCGAACGGAAGCCCGCTGTGTAGtctttctgtatttttttttacatattcaTTCTCATTTTTTGTGTGCAATATTTTTGTATCTTCTACACTTTCTCATTTATGTGTTTTACTATACCAtctcaatttatatttttctatacattctcaaaattctttttatatttttctacataATCTCAATTCTTTTCTATTGCTATGATCTcagatttctcttttttattgtttttctatttctacattctcaaatttatttttatttactaaaatttctaatatttttgtcTATTCCTATATTCTTAAGTTTCTAAATCATCTTAGGAATTTATAGGTTTTTCCTATTGGTACATTCTCAAGTTTGAAATATGGTAGgaatttctttaattttaacttttcgATTATCATATGCCAGGTCGCATAAAACGTCTCTAGGATATTTTTAAATGCCCTTCGGTAGGGCTTCGGCATAGATATGTAcaactttataaaaatatagctttgtaaatatttaaatgaaacaatatctttacttaggctgcgttcttGATGGGtagtgataagttaacttaactggcaacgtagtaatagatcagtacatgattaattaattattaaaaaatatataaaatagattaatatgattttttaaaacaacttccgtatagaatttttttaaaaaaatacaccgtttagcagtttgaaaaacgtgcgcgtgaaaaagggtaagttaacttgttgTTGCGGTGAATGCGGCcttaatattatgaaaataaaaggtgATTTCGTAGGACGTCAATCCGTCTGAGCTCCGCGCGCTAGCCCGAGCTTCGGCCTTCGGCGGCATCGCGCCCCAAGGGAGAGACATGCGAGAGTGAGGGAGATGGAgggtagtttttttatatttgtttttgactGTGGAGGCGTTTATGATAAAACATTGGGATTCTAAatgaattagaaaaaataagggTTGAAATGTAAAATTACAGGGACTAACGTATAAACGAAAGAcactatttaatatttaatccaCTTTGTATTGTGTTAGAGAATATGTAGGCTCCGTCTACGTGACGTGACAGTTAAAATCAATCACTCGATTTAAGTAGTTTACACTTAGAGAGCTCTAACTAAAACGTTTTTTAATCGCGATTTGCACTGTAGGAGTTATTAATTAGCCCGATCAGATGTGTCATGTCCGTACATGCATGTCAGCGAGAGAACATGTGTGT is part of the Oryza brachyantha chromosome 2, ObraRS2, whole genome shotgun sequence genome and encodes:
- the LOC102701330 gene encoding coatomer subunit delta-1 isoform X2; this translates as MVVLAASIISKSGKALVSRQFVDMSRIRIEGLLAAFPKLVGTGKQHTYVETENVRYVYQPIEGLYLLLITNKQSNILEDLDTLRLLSKLVPEYSPSLDEEGVCKTAFELIFAFDEAISLGNKENVTVQQVKQYCEMESHEEKAHKLMMQSKINETRDVMKKKASELDKMRMERGKLDKGGYSSISGPRVIEKTFNDMSITGSGFGSGSGLGGLSMDMDSFSSKPKGGRPSAAATAPSKGLGMKLGKTQKTNQFLESLKAEGEVILEDVQPSSVQSRVSPLPPSDPVTVTIEEKLNVTVKRDGGVNNFDVQGTLALQVLNDADGFIQLQIENQDVPGLSFKTHPNINKDLFNSQQVVGAKDPNRPFPSGQNETPLVKWRIQGMDESSLPLSVNCWPSVSGSETYVNIEYEAAEMFDLHNVVISIPLPALREAPSVRQIDGEWKYDSRNSVLEWSILLIDQSNRSGSMEFVVPPADPSTFFPISIGFSASTTFSDLKVTGIRPLKDGNPPKYSQRARLVTTNYQVV
- the LOC102701330 gene encoding coatomer subunit delta-1 isoform X1 yields the protein MLMLTLVFYVCVPQVVLAASIISKSGKALVSRQFVDMSRIRIEGLLAAFPKLVGTGKQHTYVETENVRYVYQPIEGLYLLLITNKQSNILEDLDTLRLLSKLVPEYSPSLDEEGVCKTAFELIFAFDEAISLGNKENVTVQQVKQYCEMESHEEKAHKLMMQSKINETRDVMKKKASELDKMRMERGKLDKGGYSSISGPRVIEKTFNDMSITGSGFGSGSGLGGLSMDMDSFSSKPKGGRPSAAATAPSKGLGMKLGKTQKTNQFLESLKAEGEVILEDVQPSSVQSRVSPLPPSDPVTVTIEEKLNVTVKRDGGVNNFDVQGTLALQVLNDADGFIQLQIENQDVPGLSFKTHPNINKDLFNSQQVVGAKDPNRPFPSGQNETPLVKWRIQGMDESSLPLSVNCWPSVSGSETYVNIEYEAAEMFDLHNVVISIPLPALREAPSVRQIDGEWKYDSRNSVLEWSILLIDQSNRSGSMEFVVPPADPSTFFPISIGFSASTTFSDLKVTGIRPLKDGNPPKYSQRARLVTTNYQVV